In the Brassica napus cultivar Da-Ae chromosome A7, Da-Ae, whole genome shotgun sequence genome, one interval contains:
- the LOC106355904 gene encoding uncharacterized protein LOC106355904, protein MGFIMEFAENLVLRLMEDPEVRDRKAREHIYEMHERCKKIKEMWALPIRPYGFWTFERHNAQLRWDPQISQVAGRRDPYDDLLQDHPSSSSSSN, encoded by the coding sequence ATGGGTTTCATAATGGAGTTCGCGGAGAATCTGGTGCTGAGGTTGATGGAGGATCCGGAGGTGAGAGACAGGAAAGCGAGGGAGCACATATATGAGATGCACGAGAGGTGCAAGAAGATTAAGGAGATGTGGGCTTTGCCTATTCGTCCTTATGGTTTCTGGACTTTTGAGCGCCACAACGCTCAGCTTCGTTGGGATCCTCAGATCAGTCAGGTTGCTGGTCGCAGGGACCCTTATGATGATCTCCTTCAGGACcatccttcttcctcttcttcctcaaaCTAA